One Paracidovorax avenae ATCC 19860 genomic region harbors:
- a CDS encoding molybdopterin-containing oxidoreductase family protein, with protein METISHTPAPSGAPLQVRGACPHDCPDTCALVTTVENGVAVRVQGNPAHGHTDGVLCAKVSRYADRTNHPDRILTPLRRVGPKGNGQFEPVGWDEALSDIASRLGAIAARDPQAILPYSYAGTMGLVQGESMDRRFFHRLGASLLGRTICAAAGGEGLNQTLGGKVGMKVEHFAESQLILIWGSNSIGSNLHFWRYAQQAKRAGARLVCIDPRRTETADKCHEHLQLLPGTDAALALALMHELIANDWLDHDYIARHTVGWEGLRERALAWPPERAAAVCGLPVEQIRQLARDYGTTRPAAIRLNYGMQRARGGGNATRAVACLPALVGAWRHRAGGLLLSSSGQFPVQRQALHRPDLLPGGRMPRTVNMSTIGDDLLRDASAGFGPRIEALVVYNSNPVAVAPDSTKVVRGFARDDLFTVVLEHFQTDTADYADYVLPATTQLEHWDVHVAYGHTDVLLNRPAVAPVGQSQPNTQVFRELAARMGFTEPCFTDSDEDLCRQAYGGHVDFQQLLDTGFATLAIPDAPFAEGGFPTPSGRCEFHSERLAAQGLDPLPDYLPNHEPAQPGGRYPLAMISPPARNFLNSTFVNVKSLRQIEGEPLLEMHPEDAAARGIAEGATVRVFNDRGSYACRVALNGRARAGVVHGLGIWWRKFGLQGTNVNEVTGQALTDLGAAPTFYDCAVEVETLTAP; from the coding sequence ATGGAAACCATTTCGCACACTCCCGCGCCGTCCGGCGCGCCCCTGCAGGTGCGCGGCGCATGCCCGCACGACTGCCCCGATACCTGCGCCCTGGTCACCACCGTGGAAAACGGCGTGGCCGTGCGGGTGCAGGGCAACCCGGCCCATGGCCACACCGACGGAGTGCTCTGCGCCAAGGTGTCGCGCTACGCCGATCGCACGAACCACCCGGACCGCATCCTCACGCCGCTGCGCCGCGTCGGCCCCAAGGGCAACGGGCAATTCGAGCCCGTGGGCTGGGACGAGGCGCTCTCGGATATCGCATCTCGCCTGGGCGCCATCGCGGCGCGCGACCCGCAGGCCATCCTGCCCTACAGCTACGCCGGCACCATGGGCCTGGTGCAGGGCGAGAGCATGGACCGGCGATTCTTCCACCGCCTGGGCGCCTCGCTGCTCGGGCGCACCATCTGCGCCGCGGCCGGCGGCGAGGGCTTGAACCAGACGCTGGGCGGCAAGGTGGGCATGAAGGTGGAGCATTTCGCCGAATCGCAGCTGATCCTCATCTGGGGCAGCAACTCCATCGGCAGCAACCTGCACTTCTGGCGCTATGCGCAGCAGGCCAAGCGCGCGGGCGCCCGGCTGGTGTGCATCGACCCGCGCAGGACCGAGACGGCCGACAAGTGCCACGAGCACCTGCAGCTGCTGCCCGGCACCGACGCCGCGCTGGCGCTGGCGCTGATGCACGAGCTGATCGCGAACGACTGGCTGGACCACGACTACATCGCGCGCCACACCGTGGGCTGGGAAGGCCTGCGCGAGCGTGCGCTGGCCTGGCCGCCCGAGCGCGCGGCGGCGGTATGCGGGCTGCCGGTGGAGCAGATCCGGCAGCTGGCGCGCGACTACGGCACCACGCGGCCGGCCGCCATCCGCCTCAACTACGGCATGCAGCGCGCGCGCGGCGGCGGCAATGCCACGCGCGCCGTGGCCTGCCTGCCGGCGCTCGTGGGCGCCTGGCGGCACCGCGCGGGCGGGCTGCTGCTGTCGAGCTCGGGGCAGTTCCCCGTGCAGCGGCAGGCGCTGCACCGGCCGGACCTGCTGCCCGGCGGGCGGATGCCGCGCACGGTCAACATGTCCACCATCGGCGACGACCTGCTGCGCGATGCGTCCGCCGGGTTCGGCCCGCGCATCGAGGCGCTGGTGGTCTACAACAGCAATCCCGTGGCCGTCGCGCCGGATTCGACGAAGGTCGTGCGCGGCTTCGCGCGCGACGACCTGTTCACCGTGGTGCTGGAACACTTCCAGACCGACACGGCCGATTACGCGGACTACGTGCTGCCCGCCACCACGCAGCTGGAGCACTGGGACGTGCACGTGGCCTACGGCCACACCGACGTGCTGCTGAACCGCCCGGCCGTGGCACCGGTCGGCCAGTCCCAACCCAACACGCAGGTGTTCCGCGAACTGGCCGCGCGCATGGGTTTCACCGAGCCCTGCTTCACAGACAGCGACGAGGACCTGTGCCGGCAGGCCTATGGCGGCCACGTGGACTTCCAGCAGCTGCTGGACACGGGCTTCGCCACGCTGGCCATCCCCGATGCGCCGTTCGCGGAAGGCGGCTTCCCGACGCCCTCGGGCCGCTGCGAGTTCCACAGCGAGCGGCTGGCCGCGCAGGGGCTGGACCCGCTGCCGGACTACCTGCCCAACCACGAGCCCGCGCAGCCCGGCGGCCGCTACCCGCTGGCGATGATTTCGCCGCCCGCGCGCAACTTCCTGAATTCCACCTTCGTGAACGTGAAGAGCCTGCGCCAGATCGAGGGCGAGCCGCTGCTGGAGATGCATCCCGAAGACGCCGCCGCGCGCGGCATCGCGGAAGGTGCCACGGTACGGGTGTTCAACGACCGCGGCAGCTACGCCTGCCGCGTGGCGCTCAACGGCCGCGCGCGGGCGGGCGTGGTCCATGGCCTGGGCATCTGGTGGCGCAAGTTCGGCCTGCAGGGCACGAACGTGAACGAGGTGACCGGGCAGGCCCTGACGGACCTGGGGGCCGCGCCCACGTTCTACGACTGCGCGGTGGAAGTCGAGACCTTGACGGCCCCCTGA
- a CDS encoding ABC transporter substrate-binding protein: MKQAVLGRRRFSIGLGMAAVAGFGPARAQSEGPIVLGQSAPFSGPSAQLGVQFHAGAKLYFDALNAQGGIGRRPVELRTLDDGYEPDRCAANTRKFIEQDVLALFGYVGTPTSLAALPLFNQAKVPFFAPFTGAEALRQPFNRLIFHVRASYNDETAVIVRQLTHLGLRRIAVLYQDDAYGKAGLDGVTLALAQDQLKPHATATVPRNSVEVAPAVDKLVAARPESIVLVTTYAASAAFVRAARKAGYGGTFYNLSFVGTQALADALGRDGAGVVVSQVMPSPYQTTRQIAREFQDAIKKGGGKVQANYSSMEGFVAARVFAEGLRQGGGKPTRESLVAGLEAIGSATVSGYPISLSSSSHAGSRFVEMSMLTGDGRVMV; the protein is encoded by the coding sequence ATGAAGCAGGCAGTTCTGGGGCGCAGGCGGTTTTCCATCGGCCTGGGCATGGCCGCGGTCGCGGGGTTCGGGCCGGCGCGCGCGCAATCCGAAGGGCCCATCGTGCTCGGCCAGTCCGCGCCGTTTTCCGGGCCGTCCGCCCAGCTGGGCGTGCAGTTCCACGCGGGCGCGAAGCTGTATTTCGACGCACTGAACGCCCAGGGCGGCATCGGCCGGCGGCCGGTGGAACTGCGCACGCTGGACGACGGCTACGAGCCCGACCGGTGCGCGGCCAACACCCGCAAGTTCATCGAGCAGGACGTGCTGGCCCTCTTCGGCTACGTGGGCACGCCCACCAGCCTCGCGGCGCTGCCGCTGTTCAACCAGGCCAAGGTGCCCTTCTTCGCGCCCTTCACCGGGGCGGAGGCGCTACGCCAGCCGTTCAACCGCCTGATCTTCCACGTGCGCGCCTCGTACAACGACGAGACGGCCGTGATCGTGCGGCAGCTCACCCACCTGGGGCTGCGCAGGATCGCCGTGCTCTACCAGGACGACGCCTACGGCAAGGCGGGCCTGGATGGCGTCACGCTCGCCCTGGCGCAGGACCAGCTCAAGCCGCACGCCACGGCGACCGTGCCCCGCAATTCGGTGGAAGTGGCTCCGGCCGTGGACAAGCTCGTGGCCGCCCGCCCCGAGTCCATCGTGCTGGTCACCACCTATGCGGCGAGCGCCGCCTTCGTGCGCGCGGCGCGCAAGGCGGGCTATGGCGGCACCTTCTACAACCTCTCCTTCGTGGGGACGCAGGCCCTGGCCGATGCGCTGGGCCGGGACGGCGCGGGCGTGGTCGTCTCGCAGGTGATGCCTTCGCCCTACCAGACCACGCGGCAGATCGCCCGGGAGTTCCAGGACGCGATCAAGAAGGGCGGCGGCAAGGTGCAGGCCAACTATTCGAGCATGGAAGGCTTCGTGGCCGCCCGGGTGTTCGCCGAAGGCCTGCGGCAGGGCGGCGGCAAGCCCACGCGCGAGTCGCTCGTCGCTGGCCTGGAAGCCATCGGCTCCGCGACGGTCTCGGGCTATCCGATCAGCCTCAGCAGCAGCAGCCACGCGGGCTCGCGCTTCGTCGAGATGTCGATGCTGACCGGGGACGGCCGGGTGATGGTCTGA
- the argE gene encoding acetylornithine deacetylase, with amino-acid sequence MLSEHALSLAQALVRMNTVSHRSNLELIDFIRTELDRLGVKCRLTYDASKTKANLFATLGEGKPAGIILSGHTDTVPWDGQDWSMDPLSATVQDGRLYGRGSADMKAFIAIALSQARQFLESDAPFAIHYAFSYDEEVGCFGARELIADLRDAGVRPLACIVGEPTDMVPAIAHKGVYRYRCCVRGKEAHSSLTPHSVNAIEMAARVVGRVRDMAEGFEREEPRFDGFDVPFSTASVGQFHGGIADNVVPRDAEFRYEFRDLPTADAARMQAEVVAYARSLEPAMQAVAPQTGITFDTICEIPSFLGSAQDPVTRLAQRLAGEAGTTLVAFGTEAGLFKNAGISTVVCGPGSIRQAHQPDEYVSLEQLARCEAFMRGLAQTREFEGL; translated from the coding sequence ATGCTGTCAGAACACGCCCTCTCGCTCGCCCAGGCCCTGGTGCGCATGAACACCGTGAGCCACCGTTCCAACCTGGAGCTCATCGATTTCATCCGGACGGAACTGGATCGCCTCGGCGTGAAGTGCCGGCTGACCTACGACGCAAGCAAGACCAAGGCCAATCTGTTCGCCACCCTGGGCGAGGGCAAGCCCGCGGGCATCATCCTCTCGGGCCACACCGACACGGTGCCCTGGGACGGCCAGGACTGGAGCATGGACCCGCTCTCGGCAACGGTGCAGGACGGCCGGCTCTACGGCCGGGGCAGCGCCGACATGAAGGCCTTCATCGCCATCGCGCTGTCGCAGGCGCGCCAGTTCCTGGAGAGCGATGCGCCCTTCGCCATCCATTACGCGTTCAGCTACGACGAGGAGGTGGGCTGCTTCGGCGCGCGCGAACTCATCGCCGACCTGCGCGATGCCGGCGTGCGGCCCCTGGCCTGCATCGTGGGCGAACCCACCGACATGGTGCCGGCCATCGCGCACAAGGGCGTGTACCGCTACCGCTGCTGCGTGCGCGGCAAGGAGGCGCACTCCTCGCTCACGCCGCATTCGGTGAACGCGATCGAGATGGCTGCGCGTGTGGTCGGTCGCGTGCGCGACATGGCCGAGGGCTTCGAGCGAGAGGAGCCGCGTTTCGACGGCTTCGACGTGCCCTTCTCCACCGCCAGCGTGGGCCAGTTCCATGGTGGCATCGCCGACAACGTGGTGCCGCGCGACGCGGAGTTCCGCTACGAATTCCGCGACCTGCCCACGGCCGACGCGGCCCGCATGCAGGCCGAGGTGGTGGCCTATGCGCGATCCCTGGAGCCCGCGATGCAGGCGGTGGCGCCGCAGACGGGCATCACCTTCGACACCATCTGCGAGATCCCGAGCTTCCTGGGCAGCGCGCAGGACCCCGTCACGCGCCTGGCCCAGCGCCTCGCGGGCGAGGCCGGCACCACGCTGGTCGCCTTCGGCACCGAGGCCGGCCTCTTCAAGAATGCCGGCATTTCCACCGTGGTCTGCGGCCCGGGCAGCATCCGACAGGCCCACCAGCCCGACGAGTACGTGAGCCTCGAGCAGCTCGCCCGCTGCGAGGCCTTCATGCGCGGCTTGGCGCAGACGCGGGAGTTCGAGGGCCTCTGA
- a CDS encoding M20 aminoacylase family protein gives MKLIDSIVTEAASIAAVRRDIHAHPELCFEEVRTADIVAAKLAEWGIPMHRGLGKTGVVGIVHGRDGGASGRAVGLRADMDALPITEFNTFSHASTHPGKMHACGHDGHTAMLLGAAQHFAKHRDFDGTVYLIFQPAEEGGGGARVMIEDGLFTQFPMEAVFGMHNWPGMRAGQFAVSPGPVMASSNEFKIVIRGKGSHAAMPHMGIDPVPVACQMVQAFQNIISRNKKPVDAGVISVTMIHTGEATNVVPDSCELQGTVRTFTLEVLDMIEQRMKQVAEHTCAAHDATCEFEFHRNYPPTVNSPAEAAFARRVMEGIVGAEHVSPQEPTMGAEDFAFMLQARPGAYCFIGNGEGTHREMGHGGGPCTLHNPSYDFNDDLLPLGATYWVELARQWLSSPRPAA, from the coding sequence ATGAAACTCATCGACTCCATCGTCACCGAGGCGGCATCCATCGCCGCCGTGCGCCGCGACATCCATGCGCACCCCGAGCTGTGCTTCGAGGAAGTGCGCACGGCCGACATCGTGGCCGCCAAGCTCGCCGAGTGGGGCATCCCGATGCATCGCGGGCTGGGCAAGACGGGCGTGGTGGGCATCGTGCACGGCCGCGACGGCGGCGCCTCGGGCCGCGCGGTGGGCCTGCGCGCCGACATGGACGCGCTGCCCATCACCGAGTTCAACACCTTCTCGCACGCCAGCACCCACCCCGGCAAGATGCACGCCTGCGGGCATGACGGCCACACGGCCATGCTGCTCGGCGCGGCCCAGCATTTCGCGAAGCACCGTGACTTCGACGGCACGGTCTACCTGATCTTCCAGCCGGCGGAAGAGGGCGGCGGCGGCGCACGCGTGATGATCGAGGACGGCCTGTTCACGCAGTTCCCGATGGAGGCCGTGTTCGGCATGCACAACTGGCCCGGCATGCGCGCCGGCCAGTTCGCGGTCAGCCCCGGCCCCGTCATGGCCTCGTCCAACGAGTTCAAGATCGTCATCCGCGGCAAGGGCAGCCATGCCGCCATGCCGCACATGGGCATCGACCCCGTGCCCGTGGCCTGCCAGATGGTGCAGGCGTTCCAGAACATCATCAGCCGCAACAAGAAACCGGTGGATGCCGGCGTGATCTCGGTCACCATGATCCATACCGGCGAGGCCACCAACGTGGTGCCCGACAGCTGCGAACTGCAGGGCACGGTGCGCACCTTCACGCTGGAAGTGCTCGACATGATCGAGCAGCGCATGAAGCAGGTGGCCGAGCACACCTGCGCCGCCCACGACGCCACGTGCGAGTTCGAGTTCCACCGCAACTATCCGCCCACGGTGAATTCCCCGGCCGAGGCCGCGTTCGCGCGCCGCGTGATGGAAGGCATCGTGGGCGCGGAGCACGTCTCCCCGCAGGAGCCCACCATGGGCGCGGAGGATTTCGCGTTCATGCTGCAGGCCAGGCCCGGTGCCTATTGCTTCATCGGCAACGGTGAAGGCACGCACCGCGAGATGGGCCATGGCGGCGGCCCCTGCACTCTGCACAACCCGAGCTACGACTTCAACGACGACCTGCTCCCGCTGGGCGCCACCTACTGGGTGGAACTGGCCCGGCAGTGGCTGTCGTCCCCGCGGCCCGCCGCCTGA
- a CDS encoding M14 family metallopeptidase encodes MIAPAHAFSSTYAQARARFLDAAAAAGLAVESHPHPLPGREGEALAMDVVRDGPADAHRLLILSSACHGVEGHCGSGVQVFALHDAAWRARARDAGLAVLYIHGLNPHGFSHTRRATHENVDLNRNFQDFGRPLPVNGAYRDVAPLLLPAQWPPSPENERAVAAFIAERGEAAWQAAITAGQHEFPQGMFFGGTGPTWSHLTLRRVLRMHGAAARHIGWIDLHTGLGPGGHGERIYAGRNDAAAIARARAWWGGGGATPVTSIYDGSASSAFLTGLMWNSVYEECPQAEMTGIALEYGTVPILEVLQALRADHWLHLHPEAPSGQAEAIRQQVLAAFYTDTPAWKARIVEQAREALLQAADGLAGRP; translated from the coding sequence ATGATCGCCCCCGCGCACGCGTTTTCCTCCACTTATGCGCAGGCCCGCGCACGGTTCCTCGATGCGGCGGCCGCGGCCGGCCTCGCGGTGGAGTCGCACCCGCATCCGCTGCCGGGCCGCGAAGGCGAGGCACTGGCGATGGACGTGGTGCGCGACGGGCCGGCCGATGCGCACCGCCTGCTCATCCTGAGCAGCGCCTGCCACGGCGTGGAAGGCCATTGCGGCAGCGGGGTGCAGGTGTTCGCGCTGCACGACGCGGCGTGGCGCGCGCGGGCCCGGGATGCGGGGCTGGCGGTGCTCTACATCCACGGGCTGAATCCGCACGGCTTCTCGCACACGCGCCGCGCAACGCACGAGAACGTGGACCTGAACCGCAATTTCCAGGACTTCGGCCGACCTCTGCCGGTCAACGGGGCCTACCGCGATGTCGCGCCGCTGTTGCTGCCGGCGCAGTGGCCTCCGTCGCCGGAGAACGAGCGTGCCGTGGCCGCGTTCATCGCCGAGCGCGGCGAAGCGGCCTGGCAGGCGGCCATCACCGCGGGGCAGCACGAGTTCCCGCAGGGGATGTTCTTCGGCGGCACCGGGCCCACCTGGAGCCACCTCACCCTGCGACGCGTGCTGCGCATGCACGGCGCGGCCGCGCGGCACATCGGCTGGATCGACCTGCACACGGGCCTCGGGCCGGGCGGCCATGGCGAGCGCATCTACGCCGGCCGCAACGATGCCGCCGCCATCGCGCGTGCGCGGGCCTGGTGGGGCGGAGGCGGCGCGACGCCGGTCACGTCGATCTACGACGGCTCGGCGAGCTCCGCCTTCCTCACCGGACTCATGTGGAACAGCGTGTACGAAGAGTGCCCGCAGGCCGAAATGACCGGCATCGCGCTCGAATACGGCACCGTGCCCATCCTGGAGGTGCTGCAGGCCCTGCGCGCCGACCACTGGCTGCACCTGCACCCCGAGGCGCCCTCCGGCCAGGCGGAGGCGATCCGGCAGCAGGTGCTGGCCGCGTTCTACACCGACACGCCGGCGTGGAAGGCGCGTATTGTCGAGCAGGCGCGCGAGGCGCTGCTGCAGGCCGCCGACGGCCTGGCCGGCCGGCCCTGA
- a CDS encoding methyl-accepting chemotaxis protein, with translation MEGQATGRWTMARRLMAINALIFVLLAVAAVSIWTMMERLSHDAEVVRAYNVPQLQRIAELELNVTRVSLQLRHAILSRTPEELNATLADIAAKRALLQKTLKDFGDNMISDDGRQAYAPIPALMDEFWATGTDNIQLIQAGRKDEAFAMLVDRTIPARNRLLAPLGKEKERQGERLSERINDVQELAKTDRNLATIAVLIVVACLAGLSWYLRSVVRQLGADPPDLKRVALAVAGGNLAVDVPVRARDGASVMAGLGSMRDRLAAVVTTVRSSSESVSSASREIAAGNHDLSARTERQASALEQTAASMEELGSTVRRNADSARRANELAQAASSVAADGGTVVAQVVDTMKEIQDSSRQIGDIIGVIDGIAFQTNILALNAAVEAARAGEQGRGFAVVAAEVRTLAQRSATAAKEIKELITGSVERVGRGSELVDRAGATMTEVVASIRRATDLMGEISASSAEQSQGVDQIAEAITHVDQATQQNAALVEQMAAAASSLSTQAAELVRAVEVFQLGRAPAVAPHHAPPAGPPAASPRAAPRSPVAAPAPSAARAVHPPRSVPSLPGRTAGKPPAASAPPAPAARPSPAASPAAGGADDWEMF, from the coding sequence ATGGAAGGGCAAGCAACAGGCCGCTGGACGATGGCGCGGCGTTTGATGGCGATCAACGCGCTCATCTTCGTGCTGCTGGCGGTCGCGGCCGTCTCGATCTGGACCATGATGGAGCGGCTCAGCCACGATGCCGAGGTGGTCCGCGCCTACAACGTTCCGCAGTTGCAGCGCATCGCTGAGCTGGAGCTGAACGTCACGCGGGTCTCTCTGCAGCTACGGCACGCCATCCTCTCGCGCACGCCCGAGGAACTCAACGCCACCCTGGCCGACATCGCGGCAAAGCGTGCCCTGCTGCAGAAGACGCTGAAGGATTTCGGCGACAACATGATCTCCGACGACGGCCGCCAGGCCTATGCCCCGATCCCGGCCCTGATGGACGAGTTCTGGGCCACCGGCACCGACAACATCCAGCTCATCCAGGCCGGCCGCAAGGATGAGGCGTTCGCCATGCTGGTGGACCGCACGATCCCCGCGCGCAACCGCCTGCTGGCGCCGCTCGGGAAGGAAAAGGAGCGCCAGGGCGAACGCCTGTCCGAGCGCATCAATGATGTGCAGGAACTGGCCAAGACCGACCGCAACCTCGCCACGATCGCGGTGCTGATCGTGGTGGCCTGTCTCGCCGGGCTGAGCTGGTACCTGCGGTCCGTGGTGCGCCAGCTGGGTGCGGACCCGCCCGACCTCAAGCGGGTGGCCCTGGCCGTGGCGGGGGGCAACCTGGCCGTGGACGTGCCGGTGCGCGCGCGGGACGGCGCCAGCGTGATGGCCGGCCTGGGCTCGATGCGCGATCGGCTCGCGGCCGTGGTGACCACCGTGCGGTCCAGTTCGGAAAGCGTGTCTTCCGCCAGCCGCGAGATCGCGGCGGGCAACCACGACCTGTCGGCCCGCACCGAGCGGCAGGCCTCCGCGCTGGAGCAGACCGCCGCATCCATGGAAGAGCTCGGTTCGACCGTGCGCCGCAACGCCGACAGCGCGCGCCGCGCCAACGAACTGGCCCAGGCCGCCTCCAGCGTGGCGGCCGATGGCGGCACCGTCGTCGCGCAGGTGGTGGACACCATGAAGGAAATCCAGGACAGCAGCCGGCAGATCGGCGACATCATCGGCGTGATCGACGGCATCGCCTTCCAGACCAACATCCTCGCGCTGAACGCGGCCGTGGAAGCCGCGCGCGCCGGCGAGCAGGGCCGCGGATTCGCCGTGGTGGCGGCCGAGGTGCGCACCCTCGCGCAGCGCAGCGCCACGGCGGCCAAGGAAATCAAGGAGCTCATCACCGGCAGCGTCGAGCGCGTGGGCCGCGGCAGCGAACTCGTGGACCGGGCGGGGGCCACCATGACGGAAGTCGTCGCCTCGATCCGCCGTGCCACCGACCTCATGGGCGAGATCAGCGCCTCCAGCGCCGAGCAGAGCCAGGGCGTGGACCAGATCGCCGAAGCCATCACCCACGTGGACCAGGCCACGCAGCAGAACGCCGCACTGGTGGAGCAGATGGCCGCGGCGGCCAGCAGCCTGAGCACCCAGGCGGCCGAACTGGTGCGTGCCGTGGAGGTGTTCCAGCTGGGGCGTGCACCGGCCGTGGCGCCGCACCACGCACCGCCCGCCGGGCCGCCGGCCGCCTCCCCCCGGGCCGCGCCCCGCAGCCCGGTGGCAGCGCCGGCCCCTTCCGCTGCGCGGGCGGTGCATCCGCCACGGTCCGTGCCGTCCCTGCCCGGCCGGACGGCGGGCAAGCCGCCGGCCGCCTCGGCCCCTCCGGCGCCCGCTGCCCGGCCGTCCCCGGCCGCCAGCCCCGCTGCGGGTGGCGCGGACGACTGGGAGATGTTCTGA
- a CDS encoding acyl-CoA-binding protein, translated as MSDLNAAFEAAVAQSKNLSERPDNPTLLKIYALYKQATAGDNAEARPGFSDVVGRAKWDAWTKLKGTDGDAAKQQYIDLIESLG; from the coding sequence ATGTCCGACCTGAACGCTGCTTTCGAAGCCGCCGTGGCCCAGTCCAAGAACCTCAGCGAGCGCCCCGACAACCCGACGCTGCTCAAGATCTACGCACTCTACAAGCAGGCCACCGCGGGCGACAACGCGGAAGCCCGCCCCGGCTTTTCCGACGTCGTGGGCCGCGCCAAGTGGGACGCCTGGACCAAGCTCAAGGGCACGGACGGCGATGCCGCGAAGCAGCAGTACATCGACCTGATCGAATCCCTGGGCTGA
- a CDS encoding aminopeptidase — MTSLPPSPARTARLAAAGLAGALLAGCAHTGDTLGYYWQSVRGHLQIMRAAEPVDDWIARPGTAAPLRARLELAQQARAFAVKELHLPDNASYRRYADLGRRAAVWNVVAAPPDSLTLHTWCFPITGCIGYRGYFAEGDARAEAARLAAGGLETAVYGVPAYSTLGYTNWLGGDPLLNTFIGWPEGDFVRLLFHELAHQVVYANGDTMFNESFATAVERLGVARWLAERATPQARAEYALGEERRTAFRSLARDTRERLAELYARSAGEGSQPGLQEHKREAMEQFRARYAELRAGWLAQGTQPAQIAGYDRWVAEANNAAFGAQAAYDDLVPAFEALFRREGGDWPRFYQAVRRLAALPPDERLRELRAALPASRGAAPPPAAD, encoded by the coding sequence ATGACTTCCCTGCCCCCCTCCCCTGCCCGCACTGCGCGCCTCGCGGCCGCCGGCCTCGCAGGCGCCCTGCTCGCGGGCTGCGCCCATACCGGCGACACGCTGGGCTACTACTGGCAATCGGTGCGCGGCCACCTGCAGATCATGCGCGCTGCGGAACCGGTGGACGACTGGATCGCGCGGCCCGGCACCGCCGCGCCGCTGCGGGCCCGGCTGGAGCTCGCGCAGCAGGCGCGTGCGTTCGCGGTCAAGGAACTGCACCTGCCCGACAACGCCAGCTACCGCCGCTATGCCGACCTTGGCCGCCGCGCCGCCGTCTGGAACGTGGTGGCCGCGCCGCCCGATTCGCTCACGCTGCACACCTGGTGCTTTCCGATCACCGGCTGCATCGGCTACCGGGGCTACTTCGCGGAAGGCGACGCACGGGCGGAGGCCGCGCGCCTCGCCGCAGGCGGGCTGGAGACGGCCGTGTACGGCGTGCCCGCCTATTCCACGCTGGGCTACACCAACTGGCTGGGCGGGGATCCGCTGCTCAATACCTTCATCGGCTGGCCCGAGGGGGATTTCGTGCGACTGCTGTTCCACGAACTGGCCCACCAGGTGGTGTATGCCAACGGCGACACGATGTTCAACGAATCGTTCGCCACGGCGGTGGAGCGGCTCGGCGTGGCCCGCTGGCTCGCCGAGCGGGCCACGCCGCAGGCCCGGGCCGAATACGCGCTGGGCGAGGAACGGCGCACGGCGTTCCGGTCGCTGGCCCGGGACACGCGCGAGCGGCTGGCGGAGCTGTATGCACGGTCTGCCGGGGAAGGGAGCCAGCCCGGGCTGCAGGAGCACAAGCGCGAGGCGATGGAGCAATTCCGCGCCCGGTACGCCGAACTGCGTGCCGGCTGGCTGGCGCAGGGCACTCAGCCCGCGCAGATCGCGGGCTACGACCGCTGGGTGGCCGAAGCCAACAATGCGGCCTTCGGCGCGCAGGCAGCCTATGACGACCTCGTGCCCGCCTTCGAGGCGCTGTTCCGGAGGGAAGGGGGCGACTGGCCGCGGTTCTACCAGGCCGTGCGCCGGCTGGCCGCGCTGCCGCCGGACGAGCGGCTGCGGGAGCTGCGCGCCGCGCTGCCGGCGTCCCGCGGCGCCGCGCCCCCGCCGGCCGCCGATTGA
- a CDS encoding DNA-3-methyladenine glycosylase I, with protein sequence MPHDPLAPAAEPAPTVAAAPALPEGLFADGPAEPARCFWCRATPLYRHYHDHEWGFPVSDDRRLFEKLCLEGFQAGLSWITILNKREAFRAGFANFDAERMADFDEADVARLLADPGIVRHRGKIESAIRNARRVLELRREFGTLAHYVWRFAPAAAEGRPERLTLAAAKALTTAPAAMALSKDLKKRGFGFVGPTTMYAFMQAMGLVNDHIEGCATREAAQAARAAFQVPGPVR encoded by the coding sequence ATGCCCCACGATCCCCTTGCGCCCGCTGCCGAACCGGCGCCCACCGTGGCCGCCGCCCCCGCGTTGCCCGAAGGGCTGTTCGCGGATGGCCCGGCCGAGCCTGCCCGCTGCTTCTGGTGCCGCGCCACGCCGCTCTACCGCCACTACCATGACCATGAATGGGGCTTTCCGGTCAGCGACGACCGGCGCCTGTTCGAAAAGCTCTGCCTGGAGGGCTTCCAGGCCGGCCTGAGCTGGATCACCATCCTCAACAAGCGCGAAGCCTTCCGCGCGGGGTTCGCGAACTTCGATGCCGAGCGCATGGCGGATTTCGACGAGGCTGACGTGGCGCGCCTGCTGGCCGACCCGGGCATCGTGCGCCACCGCGGCAAGATCGAGTCGGCCATCCGCAATGCGCGCCGCGTGCTGGAGTTGCGGCGTGAATTCGGCACCCTGGCGCACTACGTGTGGCGCTTCGCCCCGGCCGCGGCCGAGGGGCGCCCCGAACGGCTCACGCTGGCGGCCGCGAAGGCGCTCACCACCGCGCCGGCCGCCATGGCCCTGTCCAAGGACCTGAAGAAGCGCGGCTTCGGCTTCGTCGGGCCGACCACGATGTACGCCTTCATGCAGGCCATGGGCCTGGTCAACGACCACATCGAGGGCTGCGCCACGCGCGAGGCGGCCCAGGCCGCGCGCGCTGCTTTCCAGGTGCCCGGGCCCGTGCGCTGA